ACGTGGCGCTGGAGCGCGCCGTGCGCGAGCAACTGCAAGAGCTGGGCGAGGTCGAGCCACGGCTGGACGGATGATGGACTTCAACTACGAAGGGGCGGTCGAGATCGAACGTGCCTGGCGGCAGGGCTTGACGCCGGATCCACTGCTGACGGTCTCCGAATGGGCTGACCAACACCGGGTGCTGTCCAGCAAGGCATCCGCGGAGCCCGGACGCTGGCGCACCGCCCGCACGCCCTACCTGCGGGAGATCCTCGACTGCCTCTCGCCGACGTCACCCGTGGAACGCGTGGTGTTCATGAAGGGCGCACAGGTCGGTGCCCCGCTGGCGCTCGATACGCCGATTCCCACTCCCGAAGGGTGGAGCACGATGGGTCAGCTGAGCCCCGGCGACTATGTCCTCGGGGCCGATGGCTGGCCCTGCAAAGTCACGGGCGCCTCGCCAGTGCTCGAAGACCAGCCCTGCTATTGCATCCTCTTCGAGGACGGTCAGACCGTCGTCTGTGATGCAGCGCATCTCTGGCGCGTGTGGGACTTCACCAATGATGTTCCGCAGGAACGCACGCTGCGAACGGAGCAAATGGTCGGGCGTGTGATGTTGGGCCGGAGCAAGCGGTTTCGGTTTGCCGTGGACTTGTGCAAGGCGGTGGAGTTGCCCCGCGAACCGTTGCTGATCGATCCCTACGTGCTGGGTGTCTGGTTGGGCGACGGCAGCAGCACGATGAATCACATCAGCGTGCATGAAGACGATGAGGAGATCGCGCAGCACTTGAACGCCTGCGGCGTCAATGCCATATTCCGCCTGCCCACCTGGCGCAAGGGGCGCTGCGCCAATGTGATCATCGACCCGACGTACCGGGCCATCGGCGAGGATCAATTGCCCCTGGCTGGCAGCGGTCGCTCCCGTTTCATGACACATCTGCGGCTGCTGGACTTGCTGGACAACAAGCACATCCCGCAGGCCTACTTGCGCGCTGGGCGCCAGCAGCGCCTGGCCTTGGTGCAGGGCTTGATGGATACCGACGGCACCATCAGCGCCGACGGTAAGACATGTACCTTCTCCAACGTCGATCGCAACTTGATCGATGGACTCGTCGAGCTGCTGCGCAGCCTGGGCTACAAACCCAGCGTGTCCAGCCGACCGGGCAGGCTGCATCGAATCCGCGAGCAAGGCTGGACGGCCAGCCAGGAGCATTGGCGGGTCACCTGGACCGCCTATGCAGAAGAGCCGATGTTTCGGCTCTCGCGCAAGCTTGCCCGCATGCGTTCGATCGACAAGGGGCTGCCCGCCAGGAGCCGGCGCCGACGTATCGTCGATATCCAGCCGGTGGCCTCGGTACCGGTGCGCTGTATCGCCGTGGACTCGTCCGATCACCTGTTCCTGTGCGGCAAGGGCTGGATTCCTACCCACAACACCGAGGCGGGCAGTAATTGGATTGGCTACGTGATCCATCACTCGCCGGGTCCCATGATGGCCGTCTGGCCGACCGTAGAGATGGCCAAGCGCAACTCCAAGCAGCGCATCGATCCGCTGGTGGAGGAGTCACCGGTGTTGGCCGAGCTGATCGCGCCGGCCCGCAGCCGGGACGCGGGCAACACCATCTTGTCCAAGGAGTTCCGCGGCGGCGTGCTGGTGATGACCGGGGCCAACAGCGCGGTGGGCCTGCGTTCGATGCCGGTGCGCTACCTGTTCCTGGATGAGGTGGACGGCTATCCGCTGGACGTGGAGGGCGAAGGAGATGCCATCTCGCTGGCCGAGGCCCGCACTCGCACCTTCGCGCGGCGCAAGATCTTCATCGTCAGCACGCCGACGATTGCCGGAGCCTCGACCATCGAGCGCGAGTACGAAGCGTCGGACCAACGTCGCTACCTCGTGCCGTGCCCGCACTGCGGCCACAGCCAGTGGCTGCGCTTCGAGCGACTGCGCTGGGAGCGGGAGCGGCCGCACACCGTCGCCTACATCTGCGAGGACTGCGAAGCGCCCATCCCTGAGCACCACAAGACGCGGATGCTGGAGCGCGGGCAGTGGCGGGCGACGGTGACGGGTGGCTCGCGGCGGACGGCCGGCTTCCACTTGTCATCGCTGTACAGTCCGATCGGCTGGCGCTCCTGGCGCGACATTGCTGCCGCCTGGGAGAGCGCCACCGCCAAGGAATCCCGCTCGTCGGCGGCCATCAAGACCTTCAAGAACACGGAGCTGGGCGAGACGTGGACCGAGGACGGCGAGGCGCCCGACTGGCAGCGCCTGCTAGAGCGGCGCGAGAGCTACCGCCCGGGATCGATCCCCTGGGGCGGCCTGCTGCTGGTGGCGGGGGCCGACATCCAGAAGGACCGCATCGAGGTGTCGGTCTGGGCCTGGGGCCGGGGCAAGGAATCCTGGTTGATCGAGCACCGCGTGCTGATGGGCGACACCGGGCGAGCCGATGTGTGGCGCCAGCTCGGCGCGCTGCTGAACGAAACCTGGGCCCACGAGAGTGGGGTGCAGATGCCGCTGGCCAAGCTGGCCGTGGACACCGGCTTTCAGACGCAGGAGGCCTATGCGTTCGTGCGCGCCTGCCACGACGTCCGGGTGATGGCGGTCAAGGGGGTGCCGACTGGTGCCGCACTGATCGGGACACCGACCGCGGTGGATGTCACGGCGGCTGGCCGCCGGCTGCGGCGCGGCATCAAGGTCTTTGCGGTGGCAGTGGGCCTCGCCAAGCAGGAGCTGTACAGCAACCTGCGAAAGGCGCCGAACGTCGATCCGAGCACTGGGGAGATCGCTTATCCGCCCGGCTACGTCCACTTGCCCGCCATGGACGCCGAGTACCTGCAGCAGCTGTGCGCCGAGCAACTGGTCACCCGGCGAGACCGCAACGGCTTCCCGGTGCGGGAGTGGCAGAAGATGCGCGAGAGGAACGAGGCCCTGGATATCGCGGTCTACGCCCGAGCTGCTGCGGCGGCGTGCGGCTTGGACCGTTTCGAAGAACGCCATTGGCGGGAGCTGGAGCGACCGTTCGAGGGCGGGCGGTCCCTGCCACCGCAGTTTTCGCCAAAGCCCGAACCTTCCCAGCTGTTCGCCGCTTCTGCGCCTGACGCCGTTGCGGCCACGGCCTTCGACTCCTCAGCGCGCAGAAACACCAGGCGGGTGGTTAAGAGTCGATGGCTCTCGTCCTAGCCGTTGGGGATTCAGCGGTCGTAGAGGTAATACCTCGTGACTGGTGGTGGTAGAGCTCCTTGCGGAAGGCGTTCAGCTGAGAAAGGCTGTTCATGATCCCAGCCAGATCGCGATGCGAAGCCCTCAGGTGAGCCCCAGCGCTCTGCGCGGCAAGGATGAACTTCAACCGGCTAGTGAGGCGCAGCTCGCCCATCACGATCATCTTCTCCAGCTGATCCGCCATTGATCGTGGAGCTGGCTCCGTGCCTGCTGTCATCGCTGACCTCCGTCTCAAGGATATGACTCGAATCTAGTCCGCGATGAAGTCGAGCGCCACAAATCATTGCGCTCGCCTGTCACTTCTTCTCCATCTTCTACCCACCGCTATGTCTATGGCTTACTCCGAGGAGGATTTACGACGCGTACAAGCGGCCCTGGCCAAAGGCGAGCGCCGCGTTAGCTTCGGCGACAAGACCGTCGAGTACCGCGACGTCGCCGAGTTGCAGACGGCCTTGCGAGAGGTCAAGCGCGACCTGGCCGCCCAAGGGGTGACGGCCCGCCCGCCCCGGCAGATCCGCGTCACCACCAGCAAGGGCACCTGATGGGCTGGTTCGCCAAACTCAGGCGTGGCCTGTTCGGTGCAACGCCCACCTACGACGGTGTCGGCGGTGGCCGCCGAGCTGTCGCCTGGCAGGTCGGCAACCCAGGCGCTGTGGCGGCGCTGGCGTTCACTCAGAACGAGCTGCGCGCCAAGAGCCGTGACCTGGTGCGCCGCAACGCATGGGCGGCGGCCGGCACCGAGGCGTTTGTGGCTGCCGCGATCGGCACCGGCATCAAGCCGCAGTCGCTGGTGCTGGATATCCCGCAGCGCGAGATGATCCAGGCGCTGTGGCGCGACTGGTGCGAGGACGCAGATGCTGGCGGCCTCACCGACTTCTACGGCCTGCAGTCGCTGGCCTGCCGGGCGATGCTGGAGGGCGGCGAGGCGCTGGTCCGCCTGCGCTACCGCCGGCCGGAGGACCGCCTGCCGGTGGCTCTGCAGATCCAGGTGCTGGAGCCGGAACACCTGCCGGCCACGATGAACCTGGAGCTGCTATCGGGCAACGTGGTGCGGGCTGGAATGGAGTTTGATCGGCTGGGCCGGCGCGTGGCCTATCACCTCTACCGCTCGCACCCGAACGATGGCGCCTTGGCGCCGATGTCGGGCGTCGGCGGCATGGAGACGGTGCGCATCCCGGCCAGTGAAGTGATCCACCTCTTTCGTCCGCTGCGGCCGGGCCAGATCCGCGGCGAGCCCTGGCTCGCCCGCGCCCTCGTGAAGCTCCACGAGCTGGATCAGTACGACGACGCCGAGTTGGTGCGCAAGAAGACGGCGGCCATGTTCGCCGGATTCATCACCCGGGGTGCTCCCGAGGACAACCTGATGGGCGAAGGCGGGCCGGATGCCCACGGCGCGGCGCTCGCCGGCCTGGAGCCCGGCACCCTGCAGTTCCTGGAGCCAGGCGAGGACATCCGCTTCTCCGCCCCTGCGGACGTGGGCAGCAGCTACGCCGATTTCATGCGGCAGCAGTTCCGCGCCGTAGCCGCCGCGATGGGCATCACCTACGAGATGTTGACGGGTGACCTGACGCAAGTGAACTACTCCTCCATCCGCGCCGGGCTGCTGGAGTTCCGCCGTCGCTGCGAAGCGCTGCAGCACGGCGTGATCGTGCACCAGCTGTGCCGGCCGATCTGGCGGGCCTGGATGGCCCAGGCGGTGCTGGAAGGGGCGCTGGAGCTGCCCGGCTACACGCGGCGCCGCCGACAGTACCAGGCGGTGAAGTGGATCCCGCAAGGCTGGCAGTGGGTGGACCCGAAGAAGGAGTTCGACGCGATGAACACCGCGATCCGCTCCGGTCTGCTCTCACGCTCCGAGGCGATCTCTGCGTCGGGCTACGACGCCGAGGACGTTGACCGGGAGATTGCGGCCGACAACGAACGCGCCGACGCGTTAGGGCTGGTTTTCGACTCCGACCCGCGGCACGACCGGCCTGCGGCGGCGACACCGGCACCCGCCGTCCATGAACAGGACCTCTGACATGTCACTCCCCTACCTGGCGTCCCGGCTGTACGGGACGCCGCTGCTGATCACCCGATCCAAGCTGGACGTCATCCTGGCGGTGCTGGGATCGCGCCTGGGATGGCCCAGCGCCGAGGCGCAGCCGGCGCTGCCGGTGCCCCGGACAGCGGCCAGCCCGACCGCCCCCGGCATTGCCTTGATCCCGATTCACGGCACCCTGGTGCGCCGGTCGATGGGTCTGGAGGCGGCCTCCGGCTTGACGTCCTATGCCGAGATTGGCGCCCGCCTGGACGCTGCGCTGGCCGACCCCGAAGTCAAAGGCATCCTGCTGGACATCGACTCGCCCGGCGGTGAAGCTGGTGGCGTGTTCGAGCTGGCTCAGCGCATCCGCACGGCCAGCCGGAGCAAGCCGGTCTGGGCACACGCCAACGATGCGGCCTACTCGGCGGCCTACGCCATCGCCGCAGCGGCCAGCCGGTTGACGCTGTCGCAGACAGCTGGGATTGGCTCCATCGGCGTCATTGCGCTGCACGTGGACCAGTCCGCCAAGGATCTGCAGGACGGATTGGCGTACCGCGCGGTCTACGCCGGCCACCACAAGAACGACTTCAGCCCGCACCAGCCGCTGACGCCCGAGGCCGCCTCTGCCTTGCAGACCGAGGTCGATCGCCTCTACGCGATCTTCGTCGGCTCCGTGGCGCAAATGCGCGGGTTGAGCCAAGACGCCGTGCGGGCGACCGAGGCGCGGCTGCTGTTCGGCCATGGCGGTGTTGACGCTGGCCTGGCCGATGCCGTGCTGAGCCTGGAAGACGTGCAGGCCGAGTTCGCTGCTCGCCTCGCGGGTCCAACCGTTCTCCTGCCTTCCCCCGCCGCGGTGACGCCGCGGCCTACTTCGCCTTCTCCTTCTTCCTCACCCACGGAGCACACGATGCACTCCAACGACCTCATGAACCCGCCGGCTGACGCGGTGCCGCCCGCCACTGCTGCTCTGTCGTCGGTAGCTGCTCCGGTGCCTGCCGCAGCAGCGGCCTATCGCAACGAGGCGCATGCCATTGCCGAGCTGTGTCTGATCGCTGGCGCACCGGAGCGCACCGCCGAATTCCTCGGTGCCGGCATGACGCAGGACCAGGTGCGTCGGGTGCTGCTCGACGCGCGCGCCAGCCAGCCGGAGATCAGCTCGCGCATCACGGCCGGCGCCGGCACGAGCGCAGTGGCCGCGCCGGAATCCAGCCCGCTGATGTCAGCCGTCAAGAAACTGATCTCTCGGAGCTGAACCGTGCCCGTGCTCCGCGAACCCAACAACCTGGGCGACCTGCTGAAGTACGAGGCTCCGAACCTGTACTCGCGCGAGACCGCCACCGTGGCCGCCGGCCAGAAACTCGTGCTCGGCGCCGTCGTCGGCCGGGAGACGGCCACCGGCAAGATCAAGGCGCTGGCCCCTGCCGCCAAGGACGGCACCGAGGCGGCGGAGGCCGTGCTCGCCTTCGACATCGATGCGTCGCAGGGCGAGCGGGCCGATGCGGTTCTGATCGTGCGCCACGCCGTCTTTGCCCGCGCCGCGCTGGTATGGCCGGCCGGTATCACGCCGGAGCAGCGCTCCGCGGCCATCGCCCAGCTTGCGGTGCGCGGGCTGGCGGTCCGCGACAGCGCGTGAGCGCCTCGCTACCGACGTCTTCCCCTCATCCGACCCGCCCGGCGCCACGCGCCCGGCGGGTCTTCTTTTGTGCCATCGCATGCAGAACCCCTTCAACAACCCGGCGTTCTCCACCGCCGCTCTGACGGCGGCCATCAACATCCTGCCCAACCGCTACGGCCGGCTGGAGTCGCTCAACCTGATGCCCATCAAGTCGGTGCGGCTGCGCCAGATCCTGATCGAGGAGCGCAACGGCGTGCTCAACCTGCTGCCGACGCGACCGCCCGGGGCGCCAGGCACGGTCGGCACCCGCGGCAAGCGGGGTATCCGGTCCTTTGTGGTGCCGCACATCCCGCACGACGACGTGGTGCTGCCTGAGGAGGTCCAAGGGATCCGGGCGTTCGGCAGCGAAACCGAGCTCGAATCGATCGCGGGCGTCATGGCCGGCCACCTGGAGACCATGCGCAACAAGCACGCCATCACGCTGGAGCACCTGCGCATGGGGGCCCTCAAGGGCGTCATCCTCGACGCCGACGGCTCGGTGCTCTATGACCTCTACCGCGAGTTCGACATCCAGCCCAAGACGATCAGCTTTGGGCTGGAGAACGAGAAGACCAACGTCAAGGCCAAGTGCATCGAGGTGCTGGCCCACATCGAGGAGAACCTGCGGGGCGAGTTCATGACGGGCGTGCACTGCCTGTGCTCGCCGGAGTTCTTCGCCGCCCTGACGGGCCACGCCACGGTGATCAAGGCCTACGAACGCTGGCAGGACGGCGCGGTCCTCATCAACGATGTGCGCCAGGGCTTCCGCTACGGCTCCATCCTGTTCGAGGAATACCGCGGCCAGGCCAGCGACGAACACGGCAACACCCGGCGCTTCATTGGCGCCGGAGAGGCGCAGGCTTTCCCCATCGGAACGATCAGCACTTTTGCTACCTATGTTGCGCCGGCCGATTTCAATGAGACGGTCAACACGCCGGGCCAGCCGCTGTACGCCAAGCAGGAGCCGCGCAAGTTCGATCGGGGCACCGATCTGCACACGCAGAGCAACCCGCTGCCGATGTGCCACCGGCCGGCCCTGCTGGTGAAGCTGAAGGCCTGACGTGCGGGTCGAAGACCTGTACGACGCCGCCGCGCGATCCGGACTGCTCACGAAGGTGGTCGTGGACGGACACCCGGTGCACACCGAGTTCCGATCGCCCGACAACACGGTGCTCGACGGCCTAGCCGTGTCCGCAGACTACGCCATCCGTTACCCCGCCTCCTGGCTCCCGGACCTTGCTCCTGGGCAGACAATTTATATCGAAGGCGTGGCCTACCGAGTACGGGACAAGCAAGCAATCGGCGACGGCACCGAGCGAAGGGCCACCCTCTCACGACTATGAACGCAGGGCCCAGTGCGCTGTGCCATCTCCTCTACTGAGACGTGCTTTCCTCCTTGGAGCGCTTCGAGGAGGATCCCCTAGCTTGGGTACAGCTGATGAGATCGAGGAAGCCGCCGAGCTTTGCAGCTGCTTGCTGGTTGCACACAGGGGTGGAAACATACAGCAGCAGATAGTCAGTGAAGCCGCTCATCACCAACGCCTCGAACACTTTCTGCGCCTTTCCGTCACTGGCTGCCCGTTCGAGGATCTTCTTTATCAGCAGAATCAGATCATTCACGGTCGCAGTCAGAGTTTTTAGTATAAGTACGTGAGATGGATTCTCCTTTCGGAGAGCCTGCACATGAACCCGGCCGCCGTCTGATTTCTGATTGGCGTCCCTTAGACGTGCTACCACGCACTGGATCTCCGCGATCAAGTGAACGCAAGCAACCGGAAGCTGGATATTGTGGGTGACCGCGGGCGCCTTCGGTGGCTTCGTCAGAATCTGCCGGTACTGAGACATCCACTCGATTAAGTAGAGCTGGGTGCCCTCCAAAACATCGAGGGGGACACTGTGGGCCTGATTCTCAGACTCCCTGCGCTTCACGGACATGGCGTGCGCTTCCTGCGCCTTCACTATGGCAGCGAGGTCCATCGAGCGGCCGTCTCGTCGCGCAGAGAAGTATTCCTCCTTGAGCACATTTGGGTCGTCGTCAGGTATCTCTTTTTTCAGCTCCGTAAGAAATAGCGGCATGACGGCCTCCGGCGTGTTGCGCAATTCGTCCAGAACGCATTCTTATATTCGCACACGCCGCCTGGTGAGCCCTAACCTTAGGTGGCTCGCACCGGCAGCATTCGCTTGAAAAAATCCGCTTCACTGCCTATGGGCCCTGTTGCAGCGACGCTGCTCCACACCAGCGGGTCAGTCCCCCTCGAACGAGACCGTGATCATCTTCGTGGACGAGTTCTTGGCTTCGCCCGGGCTCAAACACTGTCCTCGACCTTCTAGGTCCTCTCGCTCACACATCGCCGCCTCTCTGAAGCATGACCTCCGTCCGCGAGCGCCTTCTGCGGGCGGTCCTGGAGCGCCTCCGCGCGGCTGTCGCGCCGTCGACGGTGCTGCGCTCACCGACGACACCCGTGCACCGTGACAGCAGCGCCGCGCTGCTGCTGTTCCCCGAAACCGACGCCGTCACCGGCCACGCCAACGCCCTCATCGACCGCGCCCTGACGTTCCGCCTAGTCGCCGTCGCCCGGGGCAGTCCCGACATCGACAGCGCCTTCGACGTGGCCGACCAGCTTGTCGTTGCCGCCCACGCCGCCCTGTTCGCCGATGCCAATCTCGGCGGGCTCGCCATCGCCCTGCGCGAGCTCGACAGCGAGTGGGACGCCGAGGACGCGGATGCCGGCGCCGTCGCGATGCCGGCCCGCTACGAAATCCGCTACCGAACCCATGCCCACGACCTCACCCGATCCGGTTGACCGCCGCCGCTTGCGCGAGCTGCGGCCGGCCGCCGACCTGCGGCACCGCCGCCACCGCCTCCCGAACCCGAAGGAGCTTGACCGGCGCCGCCTGCTGGCACTGGGTCTCACCCAGGCCGCCGAAGCCCTGGCCGCGACTCCCTCGTCTCCCTACCACCTCGACAGCAATTGACCATGCCCTATTTCTCCGGCCAAGGCCGCGTCTACATCGGCGCCCGCGATACCGCGGGCCGCCCCTTGGGTCTTGCCTACGTCGGCAACGTCCCCGAACTCAAGGTATCGCTGTCGGTGGAGACCCTGGAGCACCAGGAGTCCTCCAGCGGCCAGCGCCTCACCGACCTGCAGCTGATCAAGACCAAGAAGGGCGAGTTCTCCTGCACGCTGGAGGAGCTGGTGCCGGTCAATCTGGCCCTGGGCCTGTACGGCACGACCACGCAGCAAGCCGCGGGCAGCGTGACGGCCGAGGCCCTGCCCAGTCCCGTCACGCCCGGCAGCCTCTACCTGCTGTCCAAGCAGAACGTGTCCTCGGTAGTGGTCAAGGATTCGTCTTCCACGCCGAAGACGCTGCCCACTGCGCAGTACAGCGTCAACACCAAGCACGGCTCACTGGTGGTCAATGACAAGACCGCCGGTGGCCCCTATGTCGAGCCGTTCAAGGTCGACTATGCCTATGGGGCTGCGCAGGTGACCTCGATGTTCACCCAGCCGCTTCCGGAGCGCTGGGTGCGCTTCGAGGGACTGAACACGGCCGATGGCAATGCGGAGGTCGTCATCGACCTGTACCGAGTCGCGATTAACCCGGCCAAAGAGCTGTCGATGATCACCGACGAGCTGCTGAAGTTCGAGCTGTCGGGCCAGGTGCTGGCCGACACCCTCAAGCCGGCCGCCGGGGAGCTGGGCATGTTCGGCCGGTTGATCCTGCTATGAGCGAGAGCAGAACCACCATGGACCTGGACATCATCTCGCCGCTGGCGGTGACGGTGGACATCGCCGGCGAGCGCCTGGAGATCCGCCCCTTGGTGCTGGGCGAGCTGCCCGCCGTGCTGAAGGCCGTCCGGCGTTTTGCGTCGCAACTGGCCGCGGAGCCGGATTGGTTGGCGCTGCTGTGCGAGCACGGGGAGGCGCTGCTACAGACACTCAGCCTGGCGGCACGCCGGCCGCGGGAGTGGATCGACCGCCTCGCTCTCGACGAGGCGCTGGTCCTGGCCGGCGCGGTGTTCGAGGTGAACGCCGATTTTTTCGTGCGGCGGGTGGCGCCGCGCATCGGCCAGGTGGCACAGGCCATCGGCGGCCGCTTGGCTGGGCCGACGCCATCGCACGGCTGATCAGGGGTGGCCACCGGTATGCCGAGATCCTGGGCTACACCGTGGCCCAGGTGAACGCCTTCCTGGCGGCCGATGCCCGGCTGGAGCACGAGCGGCTCGCCGCACAGCTCACTGTCACTGCGGTGGCTGCCCAGGGCAGCCGGGACGCCATTCAACAGCTGCAGCGGGAGCTGCAGAAGTACAGCGCATGAAACTGCAACTCGCCGCTGGCGGCCTGCTGAGGCCGGGCGGTTTCGACGCATGGCAGGAGGACTTTCGGCGTTCCCTCCGAACCGACGTGGCTAAGGCCATGCGGGAGACCGGTAAGGAGATTGCCGAGACCGTCCGGTCCGAGATGCGGGCCAGCTTCAAGACTGCCAAGCCATCCT
This genomic stretch from Eleftheria terrae harbors:
- a CDS encoding head-tail joining protein translates to MRVEDLYDAAARSGLLTKVVVDGHPVHTEFRSPDNTVLDGLAVSADYAIRYPASWLPDLAPGQTIYIEGVAYRVRDKQAIGDGTERRATLSRL
- a CDS encoding terminase gpA endonuclease subunit is translated as MDFNYEGAVEIERAWRQGLTPDPLLTVSEWADQHRVLSSKASAEPGRWRTARTPYLREILDCLSPTSPVERVVFMKGAQVGAPLALDTPIPTPEGWSTMGQLSPGDYVLGADGWPCKVTGASPVLEDQPCYCILFEDGQTVVCDAAHLWRVWDFTNDVPQERTLRTEQMVGRVMLGRSKRFRFAVDLCKAVELPREPLLIDPYVLGVWLGDGSSTMNHISVHEDDEEIAQHLNACGVNAIFRLPTWRKGRCANVIIDPTYRAIGEDQLPLAGSGRSRFMTHLRLLDLLDNKHIPQAYLRAGRQQRLALVQGLMDTDGTISADGKTCTFSNVDRNLIDGLVELLRSLGYKPSVSSRPGRLHRIREQGWTASQEHWRVTWTAYAEEPMFRLSRKLARMRSIDKGLPARSRRRRIVDIQPVASVPVRCIAVDSSDHLFLCGKGWIPTHNTEAGSNWIGYVIHHSPGPMMAVWPTVEMAKRNSKQRIDPLVEESPVLAELIAPARSRDAGNTILSKEFRGGVLVMTGANSAVGLRSMPVRYLFLDEVDGYPLDVEGEGDAISLAEARTRTFARRKIFIVSTPTIAGASTIEREYEASDQRRYLVPCPHCGHSQWLRFERLRWERERPHTVAYICEDCEAPIPEHHKTRMLERGQWRATVTGGSRRTAGFHLSSLYSPIGWRSWRDIAAAWESATAKESRSSAAIKTFKNTELGETWTEDGEAPDWQRLLERRESYRPGSIPWGGLLLVAGADIQKDRIEVSVWAWGRGKESWLIEHRVLMGDTGRADVWRQLGALLNETWAHESGVQMPLAKLAVDTGFQTQEAYAFVRACHDVRVMAVKGVPTGAALIGTPTAVDVTAAGRRLRRGIKVFAVAVGLAKQELYSNLRKAPNVDPSTGEIAYPPGYVHLPAMDAEYLQQLCAEQLVTRRDRNGFPVREWQKMRERNEALDIAVYARAAAAACGLDRFEERHWRELERPFEGGRSLPPQFSPKPEPSQLFAASAPDAVAATAFDSSARRNTRRVVKSRWLSS
- a CDS encoding phage head-tail joining protein, producing MAYSEEDLRRVQAALAKGERRVSFGDKTVEYRDVAELQTALREVKRDLAAQGVTARPPRQIRVTTSKGT
- a CDS encoding phage portal protein, producing the protein MGWFAKLRRGLFGATPTYDGVGGGRRAVAWQVGNPGAVAALAFTQNELRAKSRDLVRRNAWAAAGTEAFVAAAIGTGIKPQSLVLDIPQREMIQALWRDWCEDADAGGLTDFYGLQSLACRAMLEGGEALVRLRYRRPEDRLPVALQIQVLEPEHLPATMNLELLSGNVVRAGMEFDRLGRRVAYHLYRSHPNDGALAPMSGVGGMETVRIPASEVIHLFRPLRPGQIRGEPWLARALVKLHELDQYDDAELVRKKTAAMFAGFITRGAPEDNLMGEGGPDAHGAALAGLEPGTLQFLEPGEDIRFSAPADVGSSYADFMRQQFRAVAAAMGITYEMLTGDLTQVNYSSIRAGLLEFRRRCEALQHGVIVHQLCRPIWRAWMAQAVLEGALELPGYTRRRRQYQAVKWIPQGWQWVDPKKEFDAMNTAIRSGLLSRSEAISASGYDAEDVDREIAADNERADALGLVFDSDPRHDRPAAATPAPAVHEQDL
- a CDS encoding major capsid protein; translated protein: MQNPFNNPAFSTAALTAAINILPNRYGRLESLNLMPIKSVRLRQILIEERNGVLNLLPTRPPGAPGTVGTRGKRGIRSFVVPHIPHDDVVLPEEVQGIRAFGSETELESIAGVMAGHLETMRNKHAITLEHLRMGALKGVILDADGSVLYDLYREFDIQPKTISFGLENEKTNVKAKCIEVLAHIEENLRGEFMTGVHCLCSPEFFAALTGHATVIKAYERWQDGAVLINDVRQGFRYGSILFEEYRGQASDEHGNTRRFIGAGEAQAFPIGTISTFATYVAPADFNETVNTPGQPLYAKQEPRKFDRGTDLHTQSNPLPMCHRPALLVKLKA
- a CDS encoding head decoration protein — its product is MPVLREPNNLGDLLKYEAPNLYSRETATVAAGQKLVLGAVVGRETATGKIKALAPAAKDGTEAAEAVLAFDIDASQGERADAVLIVRHAVFARAALVWPAGITPEQRSAAIAQLAVRGLAVRDSA
- a CDS encoding S49 family peptidase encodes the protein MSLPYLASRLYGTPLLITRSKLDVILAVLGSRLGWPSAEAQPALPVPRTAASPTAPGIALIPIHGTLVRRSMGLEAASGLTSYAEIGARLDAALADPEVKGILLDIDSPGGEAGGVFELAQRIRTASRSKPVWAHANDAAYSAAYAIAAAASRLTLSQTAGIGSIGVIALHVDQSAKDLQDGLAYRAVYAGHHKNDFSPHQPLTPEAASALQTEVDRLYAIFVGSVAQMRGLSQDAVRATEARLLFGHGGVDAGLADAVLSLEDVQAEFAARLAGPTVLLPSPAAVTPRPTSPSPSSSPTEHTMHSNDLMNPPADAVPPATAALSSVAAPVPAAAAAYRNEAHAIAELCLIAGAPERTAEFLGAGMTQDQVRRVLLDARASQPEISSRITAGAGTSAVAAPESSPLMSAVKKLISRS